A single Rhodothermales bacterium DNA region contains:
- a CDS encoding ATP-binding protein has protein sequence MIVIKVRTPNCLVLECPSDLGNLDALVDETGAFVEEIGLDEELAYKIVLLMSEAATNAITHGNAEDPAKKVDIELRCAPRQIALIVEDEGEGFNLDEIEDPISAENLMRGGGRGLFFIREMAEEVHLENNGRRIRMIFHVP, from the coding sequence ATGATCGTTATCAAAGTCAGAACGCCGAACTGCCTCGTGCTCGAATGCCCCAGCGATCTGGGCAACCTGGATGCGCTGGTGGATGAGACCGGCGCGTTTGTGGAGGAAATCGGGCTCGATGAGGAGCTCGCTTATAAGATCGTACTGCTAATGTCCGAGGCGGCAACAAATGCCATAACGCACGGAAACGCAGAAGATCCGGCAAAAAAAGTCGACATAGAGCTTCGCTGCGCTCCCCGGCAGATTGCGCTAATCGTGGAAGATGAGGGCGAAGGATTTAACCTCGATGAGATCGAAGACCCCATCTCGGCGGAGAACCTGATGCGGGGTGGGGGGCGAGGCTTGTTTTTTATCCGTGAAATGGCCGAGGAAGTCCATCTGGAAAATAACGGCCGGCGAATACGAATGATCTTCCATGTTCCATGA